Proteins encoded within one genomic window of Brachybacterium avium:
- a CDS encoding DUF3151 domain-containing protein, with the protein MADRTDNLTSGNLLGIPETRLPDDFVDVQVSEELVDGDPREITARHLDSPLAWATLAQDALTDGDDVAAYAYARTGYHRGLDALRQAGWRGQGPIPASHSPNRGFLRALAMLGETSRRLGDEAEADRVTGFLREADPSLLD; encoded by the coding sequence ATGGCTGATCGTACCGATAACCTCACCAGCGGGAACCTTCTGGGGATTCCCGAGACCCGACTTCCCGACGACTTCGTCGATGTGCAGGTGAGCGAGGAGCTGGTCGACGGTGACCCGCGGGAGATCACCGCCCGCCATCTCGACTCCCCGCTCGCGTGGGCCACCCTCGCCCAGGATGCCCTGACCGATGGCGATGACGTCGCGGCCTACGCCTACGCCCGCACCGGCTACCACCGTGGCCTGGATGCGCTGCGCCAGGCCGGCTGGCGCGGGCAGGGGCCGATCCCTGCCTCCCACTCCCCGAACCGCGGTTTCCTGCGGGCGCTGGCGATGCTGGGGGAGACCTCGCGCCGACTCGGCGACGAGGCCGAGGCCGATCGCGTCACCGGCTTCCTCCGCGAGGCCGACCCGAGCCTGCTGGACTGA
- a CDS encoding adenylosuccinate synthase — translation MPAVVIVGAQWGDEGKGKATDLLGERVDYVVKPNGGNNAGHTVVVDGEKFELKLLPAGILSPQVTPVIGNGVVVHLGALFEEIGMLESRGVDTTRLRISANAHIVAPYHQTLDKVTERFLGKRAIGTTGRGIGPAYMDKIGRLGIRVQDLFDESILRQKIEGALRQKNELLVKLYNRRAVEIDEIVEELLGYAERLRPMVVDTTLLLNDALDRDEVVLMEGGQATYLDVDHGTYPFVTSSNPTAGGACTGTGIGPTRIDRVIGIVKAYTTRVGAGPFPSELEDEWGEYLQRVGGEVGVNTGRARRCGWYDALMIRHAVRINGFTDIVLTKLDVLTGIDEVPICTGYDVDGVVHREMPMTQTEFHHATPVYETLPGWTENLSAARTFEELPENARNYVRRLEELAGCRISAIGVGPDRAATIAVHDLLPETTS, via the coding sequence ATGCCCGCCGTCGTGATCGTCGGAGCCCAATGGGGTGACGAGGGGAAGGGCAAGGCCACCGATCTCCTCGGTGAGCGGGTCGACTACGTGGTCAAGCCCAACGGAGGCAACAACGCCGGCCACACCGTGGTCGTCGACGGTGAGAAGTTCGAGCTCAAGCTCCTTCCCGCCGGCATCCTCTCGCCGCAGGTCACGCCGGTCATCGGCAATGGCGTGGTGGTCCATCTCGGCGCGCTGTTCGAGGAGATCGGGATGCTGGAGTCCCGTGGCGTGGACACCACCCGGCTGCGCATCAGCGCCAACGCGCACATCGTGGCGCCGTACCACCAGACCCTCGACAAGGTCACCGAGCGCTTCCTGGGCAAGCGGGCGATCGGCACCACCGGTCGCGGCATCGGCCCTGCGTACATGGACAAGATCGGCCGCCTCGGCATCCGCGTCCAGGACCTCTTCGACGAATCGATCCTGCGGCAGAAGATCGAGGGGGCGCTGCGCCAGAAGAACGAGCTGCTGGTCAAGCTCTACAACCGTCGCGCCGTCGAGATCGACGAGATCGTCGAGGAGCTGCTGGGCTACGCCGAGCGGCTGCGGCCGATGGTGGTGGACACCACGCTGCTGCTGAACGACGCGCTGGATCGCGACGAGGTGGTCCTGATGGAGGGCGGCCAGGCCACCTACCTGGATGTCGACCACGGCACCTACCCGTTCGTGACCAGCTCCAATCCCACCGCCGGCGGTGCCTGCACGGGAACCGGCATCGGCCCCACCCGCATCGATCGCGTGATCGGGATCGTCAAGGCGTACACCACCCGCGTGGGTGCCGGCCCCTTCCCCAGCGAGCTCGAGGACGAGTGGGGCGAGTACCTCCAGCGCGTCGGCGGCGAGGTGGGTGTCAACACCGGTCGAGCGCGTCGCTGCGGCTGGTACGACGCGCTGATGATCCGTCATGCAGTGCGCATCAACGGCTTCACCGACATCGTGCTGACCAAGCTCGATGTGCTCACCGGCATCGATGAGGTGCCGATCTGCACCGGTTACGACGTCGACGGCGTCGTCCACCGCGAGATGCCGATGACCCAGACGGAGTTCCATCACGCCACCCCGGTCTACGAGACCCTCCCGGGCTGGACCGAGAACCTCTCCGCAGCCCGCACCTTCGAGGAGCTGCCCGAAAACGCACGGAACTACGTGCGTCGCCTGGAGGAGCTCGCCGGGTGCCGGATCAGCGCCATCGGGGTGGGCCCGGATCGTGCCGCGACCATCGCCGTCCACGACCTGCTGCCGGAGACGACCAGCTGA
- a CDS encoding sterol carrier family protein: MTRRTDPEAGRRALTSWATDPEGAGRPVLAPAVRHTLELFAEEYPGGAVELRVPPYAAAQAIPGTRHTRGTPPAVVETDPATWLGLATGDLDWEQAVAEGRVRASGERSDLGGLLPLLGPRRVVRTARDQAAREQPVQDQSVQDQSVHEQEER; encoded by the coding sequence GTGACCCGTCGTACCGACCCCGAGGCGGGCCGCCGTGCGCTGACCTCGTGGGCGACCGACCCGGAGGGGGCAGGGCGCCCGGTGCTCGCACCGGCCGTGCGCCACACCCTGGAGCTGTTCGCCGAGGAGTACCCCGGTGGCGCCGTCGAGCTGCGGGTCCCGCCCTACGCCGCGGCGCAGGCCATCCCCGGCACCCGGCACACCCGCGGCACCCCGCCGGCGGTCGTGGAGACCGATCCCGCCACCTGGCTGGGGCTGGCCACCGGCGATCTCGACTGGGAGCAGGCGGTGGCCGAAGGGCGCGTGCGCGCGAGCGGTGAGCGCAGCGACCTGGGCGGGCTGCTTCCGCTGCTGGGCCCGCGCCGTGTCGTGCGCACGGCCCGTGACCAGGCTGCCCGTGAGCAGCCGGTCCAGGATCAGTCAGTCCAGGATCAGTCAGTCCATGAGCAGGAGGAGCGATGA
- a CDS encoding copper homeostasis protein CutC, which produces MSVAVEIAVEDLAGLEVAAQAGADRVELCVDLARGGLTPPATLVQECTARAAALAGARDAKPHFDVHVLIRCRAEHGDFLDRPEEFAYSADEISLMARQAEESVAAGAAGVVIGALTEDGELDLPAIEAIRDGALSAGSSAMRGVTLTVHRAVDALADRSRREDAARTLLGLGIHRMLTSGGASRALDGAEDLGAMVDAAQGLLDICAGGGVRPADIGDLVRRTGVADVHLSARRRPGAPVEDGAPKTCTDPAIVAAAVDAAEGL; this is translated from the coding sequence ATGAGCGTGGCCGTGGAGATCGCGGTGGAGGACCTTGCCGGGCTGGAGGTCGCCGCGCAGGCCGGTGCTGACCGGGTGGAGCTGTGCGTGGACCTCGCCCGGGGCGGGCTCACCCCGCCGGCGACGCTGGTCCAGGAGTGCACAGCCCGTGCTGCCGCCCTGGCTGGGGCGCGCGATGCCAAGCCCCACTTCGACGTGCACGTGCTGATCCGCTGCCGCGCCGAGCACGGCGACTTCCTGGACCGGCCCGAGGAGTTCGCCTACTCGGCCGACGAGATCTCACTGATGGCGAGGCAGGCCGAGGAGAGCGTCGCCGCAGGGGCGGCCGGTGTGGTGATCGGTGCGCTCACCGAGGACGGCGAGCTGGACCTGCCCGCGATCGAGGCCATCCGCGACGGCGCGCTGAGCGCCGGCAGCAGCGCCATGCGAGGGGTCACCCTCACCGTCCACCGCGCGGTCGACGCGCTGGCGGACCGGTCGCGGCGGGAGGACGCGGCGCGGACCCTGCTGGGCCTCGGGATCCACCGGATGCTGACCTCCGGGGGAGCGAGCCGGGCCCTGGACGGAGCCGAGGACCTGGGCGCCATGGTCGATGCTGCCCAGGGGCTGCTGGACATCTGCGCCGGAGGCGGGGTGCGCCCCGCCGATATCGGAGATCTCGTGCGCCGCACCGGAGTGGCCGATGTCCATCTCTCCGCCCGCCGACGACCTGGCGCCCCGGTCGAGGACGGCGCCCCGAAGACCTGCACCGACCCGGCGATCGTCGCCGCGGCGGTCGATGCCGCTGAAGGACTGTGA
- the purF gene encoding amidophosphoribosyltransferase, protein MARGDGKLSHDLLPGEKGPQDACGVFGVFAPGEDVSKLTYYGLYALQHRGQESAGIATSDGSQIMVYKDMGLVSQVFDEASLEALQGHIAIGHTRYSTTGGSNWSNAQPALGPRPDGTVAMAHNGNLVNTEELLDLIEERHGRPRTGEIARGNTTDTALVTALLNVEGSLEAALRELMPLLHGAYCFTLMTETTLYAARDPQGIRPLVLGRLERGWVVASETAALDICGASFVREVAPGEMIVIDEQGLRSEQVMPPVPKGCVFEYAYLARPDTRIAGRSVNEARTEMGRQLAREHPVEADLVIPTPESGTPAAIGYAQESGIPYGQGMVKNAYVGRTFIQPSQTIRQLGIRLKLNPLREVIQGKRLVVVDDSIVRGNTQRAVVRMLREAGAAEVHVRISSPPVRWPCFYGIDFASRAELIANGLGIEEIARSLGADSLGYITEAGMIAATDQPEEALCTACFSGKYPVALPEPVARAQGIVQAPPTEPSLAEKDA, encoded by the coding sequence GTGGCACGTGGCGACGGAAAACTCTCCCATGACCTGCTCCCCGGGGAGAAGGGCCCGCAGGACGCCTGCGGGGTCTTCGGCGTCTTCGCCCCCGGTGAGGACGTCTCCAAACTGACCTACTACGGTCTCTATGCTCTCCAGCATCGCGGGCAGGAGTCCGCGGGCATCGCAACCAGCGACGGCTCCCAGATCATGGTCTACAAGGACATGGGTCTGGTCTCCCAGGTCTTCGACGAGGCGTCGCTCGAGGCGCTCCAGGGCCATATCGCGATCGGGCACACCCGGTACTCGACCACCGGCGGCTCGAACTGGTCCAACGCTCAGCCCGCCCTCGGCCCCCGTCCCGACGGCACCGTGGCCATGGCGCACAACGGCAATCTGGTCAACACCGAGGAGCTGCTCGACCTGATCGAGGAGCGCCACGGCAGGCCCCGCACCGGCGAGATCGCCCGGGGCAACACCACCGACACCGCTCTGGTCACCGCGCTGCTGAACGTCGAGGGGAGCCTCGAGGCTGCCCTGCGGGAGCTGATGCCGCTGCTCCACGGCGCCTACTGCTTCACCCTGATGACGGAGACCACGCTGTATGCGGCGCGGGATCCCCAGGGCATCCGCCCGCTGGTGCTGGGGCGCCTCGAGCGCGGCTGGGTGGTCGCCTCCGAGACCGCGGCCCTGGACATCTGCGGTGCCAGCTTCGTGCGCGAGGTCGCGCCCGGCGAGATGATCGTGATCGACGAGCAGGGACTGCGCTCCGAGCAGGTGATGCCCCCCGTCCCCAAGGGGTGCGTCTTCGAGTACGCCTACCTCGCCCGCCCCGATACCCGCATCGCCGGGCGCAGCGTGAACGAGGCCCGCACCGAGATGGGCCGCCAGCTCGCCCGGGAGCATCCCGTCGAGGCGGATCTGGTGATCCCGACCCCCGAGTCCGGCACCCCGGCCGCCATCGGCTACGCCCAGGAATCAGGCATCCCCTACGGCCAGGGCATGGTGAAGAACGCCTATGTCGGCCGTACGTTCATCCAGCCCAGCCAGACCATCCGTCAGCTCGGCATCCGCCTGAAGCTGAACCCGCTGCGGGAGGTCATCCAGGGCAAGCGGCTGGTCGTCGTCGACGACTCGATCGTGCGCGGCAACACCCAGCGCGCCGTGGTGCGGATGCTGCGCGAGGCGGGAGCGGCCGAGGTCCATGTGCGGATCTCCTCCCCGCCGGTGCGCTGGCCCTGCTTCTACGGCATCGACTTCGCCTCCCGGGCGGAGCTGATCGCCAACGGCCTCGGCATCGAGGAGATCGCACGCTCGCTCGGCGCCGACTCTCTGGGATACATCACCGAGGCGGGGATGATCGCCGCCACCGACCAGCCAGAGGAGGCGCTGTGCACCGCCTGCTTCTCCGGGAAGTATCCGGTCGCCCTGCCGGAGCCCGTCGCCCGAGCCCAGGGCATCGTCCAGGCTCCGCCCACCGAACCCTCCCTCGCCGAGAAGGACGCATGA
- the purM gene encoding phosphoribosylformylglycinamidine cyclo-ligase: protein MNQTSPSPQDSRSSGITYADSGVDTAAGDRAVELMKEAVAATHGPQVLGGIGAFAGLVDVSALKAFDRPLLASSTDGVGTKIAIARELDIHDTIGRDLVGMVVDDIIVVGAEPLAMTDYIACGTVVPERIADIVRGIAEGCRLAGCALVGGETAEHPGLMAPEDYDVAGAAVGVVEAADLLGPERVRPGDVVIGMDASGLHSNGYSLVRAVVAAAGLSLDSEVEDFGRTLGEELLEPTRIYTADLLAVLRDARTRGAVHALSHVTGGGLAANLARVMPRGLAARIDRSRWEPGAVFSRVAAWGSVPQLDLEGTLNMGIGMIALVDADSADATLAVLAECGLGARVIGEVVGEESLPVPGGPLEHVVTGAKGVDGGGVLMAGQHGGWS, encoded by the coding sequence ATGAACCAGACCAGCCCCAGCCCCCAGGACTCCCGCTCCTCCGGGATCACCTACGCCGACTCCGGTGTGGACACGGCCGCCGGCGATCGCGCTGTCGAGCTGATGAAGGAGGCCGTCGCCGCGACCCACGGCCCCCAGGTGCTCGGCGGGATCGGCGCCTTCGCGGGACTGGTCGACGTCAGCGCGCTGAAGGCCTTCGACCGGCCGCTGCTGGCCTCCTCCACGGACGGCGTGGGCACCAAGATCGCGATCGCGCGAGAGCTGGACATCCACGACACCATCGGTCGTGACCTGGTCGGCATGGTGGTCGACGACATCATCGTCGTCGGTGCCGAGCCGCTGGCCATGACCGACTACATCGCCTGCGGCACCGTGGTGCCGGAGCGGATCGCCGACATCGTGCGCGGCATCGCCGAGGGCTGCCGCCTGGCAGGCTGTGCGCTGGTGGGCGGGGAGACCGCCGAGCATCCGGGCCTGATGGCACCCGAGGACTACGACGTGGCCGGCGCCGCGGTGGGCGTGGTCGAGGCCGCGGACCTGCTGGGCCCTGAGCGGGTGCGCCCCGGGGATGTGGTGATCGGGATGGATGCCTCCGGCCTCCACTCCAACGGCTACTCGCTGGTGCGCGCCGTGGTCGCCGCTGCGGGCCTCTCCCTGGACTCCGAGGTGGAGGACTTCGGTCGCACCCTCGGCGAGGAGCTGCTGGAGCCGACCCGGATCTACACCGCGGACCTGCTGGCCGTGCTGCGGGATGCCCGCACCCGCGGTGCCGTCCACGCGCTGAGCCATGTGACCGGCGGAGGACTCGCCGCGAACCTCGCACGCGTGATGCCGCGCGGGCTCGCCGCCCGGATCGATCGCTCCCGGTGGGAGCCGGGAGCGGTGTTCTCGCGGGTGGCCGCTTGGGGCTCGGTGCCGCAGCTGGATCTCGAGGGCACCTTGAACATGGGCATCGGGATGATCGCCCTGGTCGACGCGGACTCTGCCGACGCGACGCTCGCCGTTCTGGCGGAGTGCGGGCTCGGCGCGCGGGTGATCGGCGAGGTCGTCGGCGAGGAATCGCTGCCGGTGCCCGGCGGACCGCTGGAGCATGTCGTCACCGGGGCCAAGGGCGTCGACGGCGGCGGCGTGCTGATGGCCGGTCAGCACGGCGGCTGGAGCTGA
- a CDS encoding DUF3073 domain-containing protein, whose translation MGRGRQKAKHTKVARDLKYYSPPTDLTALQRELQSQRGEASGADGDDRAEDSENWADEDAPSARHR comes from the coding sequence ATGGGTCGCGGCCGACAGAAAGCCAAGCACACCAAGGTGGCACGGGACCTCAAGTACTACAGCCCGCCGACGGACCTCACGGCACTGCAGCGCGAACTGCAGTCCCAGCGAGGCGAGGCCTCCGGCGCCGACGGAGACGACCGGGCCGAGGACAGTGAGAACTGGGCCGACGAGGACGCACCGTCCGCACGACACCGCTGA
- a CDS encoding BldC family transcriptional regulator has product MNATTENPSAGDEDATGLLTPAEVAKMFHVDPKTVTRWAQAGKLTYMRTLGGHRRYRRDEVVELLRDSSKDV; this is encoded by the coding sequence ATGAACGCAACCACGGAGAACCCTTCCGCGGGCGATGAGGACGCCACCGGGCTGCTGACGCCTGCCGAGGTCGCGAAGATGTTCCACGTCGATCCGAAGACGGTCACCCGCTGGGCCCAGGCCGGCAAGCTGACGTACATGCGCACCCTGGGCGGCCATCGACGGTATCGCCGCGACGAGGTCGTCGAGCTGCTGCGGGACAGCTCCAAGGACGTGTGA
- a CDS encoding alpha/beta hydrolase — translation MSTDPLLGEGYETYRIDLGSDDEGPLVGTLIHREPGSSPEAVAGRPPILLMHGWSDYILDRELMEHLGHRGHDVWGLDLRKHGRSLLPGQTATAIDHLSRYDAEIGAALRLIGRDRPPVLLAHSTGGLTATLWAQRNPGTVAGLALNSPWLEMHLGPVTRALARVPVRLLAERLRRRPILPVGSAHVARASHRDFGGAYDYDLALKPPGGHPFPAVTLNAIIDGQRRLAAAGPLTIPVLVLHSDRTRIGHRFSEQMRRSDSVLNVRTLAAAAAALGPQVQIDAVPGARHDVFLSDADARSWATEILDDWLETSCRVMPTMKESDRAEDLGPPAPGTSGKEPTDDR, via the coding sequence GTGAGCACTGATCCGCTCCTGGGGGAGGGGTACGAGACGTACCGGATCGATCTCGGGTCCGACGATGAGGGGCCGCTGGTCGGCACACTGATCCACCGCGAGCCAGGGAGCTCGCCGGAGGCGGTCGCCGGGCGGCCGCCGATCCTGCTGATGCACGGCTGGTCGGACTACATCCTCGACCGGGAGCTGATGGAGCACCTCGGCCACCGCGGGCACGACGTGTGGGGGCTGGACCTGCGCAAGCACGGCCGGAGCCTGCTGCCGGGACAGACCGCGACGGCGATCGACCATCTCAGCCGCTACGACGCGGAGATCGGTGCTGCGCTGAGGCTCATCGGCCGTGACCGGCCCCCGGTGCTGCTCGCACACTCCACCGGAGGGCTCACCGCTACGCTGTGGGCCCAGCGGAATCCGGGCACGGTGGCCGGTCTCGCCCTGAACTCACCGTGGCTGGAGATGCACCTGGGACCGGTCACCCGCGCTCTCGCCCGGGTGCCGGTGCGATTGCTGGCCGAGCGGCTGCGACGACGACCGATCCTCCCCGTCGGCAGCGCTCACGTCGCCCGTGCCAGCCACCGGGATTTCGGCGGCGCCTATGACTACGATCTCGCTCTGAAACCGCCGGGAGGCCATCCCTTCCCGGCAGTCACTCTCAACGCGATCATCGACGGGCAGCGACGCCTGGCCGCCGCCGGGCCGCTGACGATCCCGGTGCTGGTGCTGCACTCGGACCGCACCCGGATCGGCCACCGGTTCAGTGAGCAGATGCGACGCTCGGACTCGGTGCTGAACGTGCGGACCCTTGCTGCGGCGGCGGCCGCACTGGGCCCGCAGGTGCAGATCGACGCGGTCCCTGGCGCGCGCCACGACGTGTTCCTCTCCGACGCGGATGCCCGCTCCTGGGCCACCGAGATCCTTGACGACTGGCTGGAGACGTCCTGCCGGGTGATGCCTACGATGAAGGAGTCCGATCGCGCCGAGGACCTCGGCCCGCCCGCTCCGGGCACGTCCGGGAAGGAGCCGACCGATGACCGCTGA
- a CDS encoding lysylphosphatidylglycerol synthase transmembrane domain-containing protein, whose product MPAVPSDSPDSPGPDTDGPDGARRLSMDLDRLPGDLAALDAEQPPRLTRGRLVGGLLSIVLVIGLLGWALPWATGANWGEIAGTLRALPLWAVPVMVLLGAGALLLETVTVRAALPEARWSAVLLAHPTAGAASLAVPGGTVIGLGLMGWILRRSGLVLPVILTGIVAASLVEMVLTSVLIPLLGLAAYALSPVLSTLTITLPGAWWAALLAVLGAVLALALTVVLLRRSVLAALLTHFSALVPEQLAGSILLQRDVLIQMLRRRWPALVAPTLGARVLQWLALVLAIEAVGAEVPWLLTVAIFALGRVLSLVPLTPGGAGVTETIGAAVLVALGVAAADAAAAMLLLLVTMLLVPLISGALTTAIALALLPDRRSRV is encoded by the coding sequence ATGCCAGCGGTCCCCTCCGACTCCCCCGACTCCCCGGGCCCCGACACCGATGGGCCGGACGGTGCGCGGCGGCTGTCGATGGACCTCGACCGGCTCCCCGGGGACCTGGCTGCGCTCGACGCCGAGCAGCCGCCACGGCTCACCCGGGGCCGTCTCGTCGGCGGCCTCCTCTCCATCGTGCTGGTGATCGGGCTGCTCGGCTGGGCGCTGCCGTGGGCCACAGGGGCGAACTGGGGCGAGATCGCCGGGACGCTGAGGGCGCTTCCCCTCTGGGCCGTGCCCGTGATGGTGCTGCTCGGCGCCGGCGCCCTGCTGCTCGAGACGGTGACCGTGCGCGCCGCCCTGCCGGAGGCGCGCTGGTCCGCGGTCCTGCTGGCGCATCCGACCGCCGGGGCGGCCTCCCTCGCGGTGCCGGGCGGGACCGTGATCGGGCTGGGGCTGATGGGCTGGATCCTGCGCCGCTCCGGCCTGGTGCTGCCGGTCATCCTCACCGGCATCGTCGCCGCCTCCCTGGTGGAGATGGTGCTCACCTCGGTGCTGATACCGCTCCTGGGTCTGGCCGCCTATGCGCTGAGCCCGGTGCTGAGCACCCTCACGATCACGCTGCCCGGCGCATGGTGGGCGGCGCTGCTGGCAGTGCTCGGTGCAGTGCTCGCCCTGGCCCTGACCGTCGTGCTGCTGCGCCGCAGCGTGCTGGCCGCGCTGCTGACACATTTCTCCGCGCTGGTCCCGGAACAACTCGCCGGGTCGATCCTGCTCCAGCGTGATGTGCTGATCCAGATGCTGCGACGTCGCTGGCCGGCGCTGGTGGCGCCGACACTCGGTGCGCGCGTGCTCCAGTGGCTCGCGCTGGTGCTCGCCATCGAGGCGGTCGGCGCCGAGGTGCCATGGCTGCTCACGGTGGCGATCTTCGCGCTGGGTCGGGTGCTGTCCCTGGTGCCGCTGACCCCCGGCGGCGCCGGGGTCACGGAGACGATCGGGGCGGCAGTGCTGGTCGCCCTGGGCGTCGCGGCGGCCGACGCCGCGGCCGCGATGCTCCTGCTGCTGGTGACGATGCTGCTGGTCCCGCTGATCTCCGGTGCGCTCACCACGGCGATCGCCCTCGCCCTCCTCCCTGACCGGCGCTCGCGGGTCTGA